CTGAAACATGATGGTAGAAATCAAAGTTTTCAAAATCGAAAGTACTTATTGACTGGCATGGCTTTTTGAATACATCATAAAAGGAATAATTATCAGATCTGTAGAATAATTGATATTCTGCTTCTTTTGGTAAAAACCCTATCGTATTTTTTCCTGTGTATTCATTTATTTTTGATGCCATATTCGATTTATCAAAACCTGTAATATAAGCCAGATAATCTCTTTTCATTGGAACACCAATCATTTCAATATTCAATTGAGTGTATAGATTAAAGTTTTGATCTTTCAATTTCTGAACTAAACTTTTTGAACCTAACAATCCTTTTTCTTCTCCAGCGAAAAAGACAATTAAAATACTGCGTTTATTTGATTTGGTTTCGCTGAAATATTTCCCCATCGCAGCAACAGAAGTTACGCCCGAAGCATCATCATTAGCTCCATTATTGATTTTATCCGCTTGGTCTTTTTTCTCAATCCCAATATGATCGTAATGCGCACTAAGCACTACAAATTCTTTTTTCAATTCCGGATCTGTTCCTTCAATTACTCCAACTATATTAAAAGCGGGACTTTTAAAATTTGTCAGCGTATCGCGATACGTTTTAAAGTAAGGTTTTATGTTATTCTTTTTTAGAAAATCTTCCAAAAACACTGCCGCTTTTTCAATTCCTTTAGTTCCGGTTTCACGCCCTTCCATTTCATCTGAAGAAAGGTATTTTAAGAAATCTGAAATCTCCGTTTCATTGACTTTATAAGTTACTTCAATTGGTTTTGAATTCCCTTCTTTTTCAGGAATTGTTGAAGTGCTCGATTTGCAGGCAAAGAAGATAAAAGGAAGTAAAAAGTATAGCTTTTTCATAATTGTTGGTTTTGAATTAGAA
This portion of the Flavobacterium panacagri genome encodes:
- a CDS encoding M28 family peptidase: MKKLYFLLPFIFFACKSSTSTIPEKEGNSKPIEVTYKVNETEISDFLKYLSSDEMEGRETGTKGIEKAAVFLEDFLKKNNIKPYFKTYRDTLTNFKSPAFNIVGVIEGTDPELKKEFVVLSAHYDHIGIEKKDQADKINNGANDDASGVTSVAAMGKYFSETKSNKRSILIVFFAGEEKGLLGSKSLVQKLKDQNFNLYTQLNIEMIGVPMKRDYLAYITGFDKSNMASKINEYTGKNTIGFLPKEAEYQLFYRSDNYSFYDVFKKPCQSISTFDFENFDFYHHVSDEFKLMDIPHITAFTQELLPAVTKIATSSTQEITMNK